Genomic window (Argopecten irradians isolate NY chromosome 13, Ai_NY, whole genome shotgun sequence):
ACAACCCTATTTCatgtttgtatattacagagttagctcccttgcgggtaggtatcgattgttacgttattattttgtgagcacagtTCAAAATGGTTTTCACTATTGGTTCATAGGTATCTCGCATTATGAGATAGTGACGAATCCTTATTTCTTATTATCCTTGGCACAACCCTGTttcgtctttgtatattacagagttagctcccttgcgggtaggtatcgattgttagtTATTATTTTGTAAGGACAATTCACgctgttttctccgaaaagtatgacgttatcgCAAagcacatgacatcacaatcaatacctaccggcaagggcagataactctgtaatatgcaaatacagaacaggtaaacagacaaataaacaaaatggaaTCACCTCAGCCCTTTATTGAGGTATTGTACAAACATGTTACATAACATAGCTGTATCACTAACAGGATGCATCTTTGTATATACAATAAACTGCCGACGGTGGCGCTGTAACTCTCCCAGGGTCAAAGGTCGTAGAAGTGTGATCTGACgaaagacaaaaaatatcaaattactgAAAGTACTGTAAAGTTTTACAACTATAACAGAAGGAAAGTATTCTAACTTCTtacataataatttgttttggataatgatattttttgaaaagcttttgaaaacatttgttAATTCCAAAATTTGTAATTTATCAAAGCTATGATATAAATGTCACTGGTTAACAACTCTCTTTAAGTTCACTTTTGAAacgtttaaaattaaaattcttgTCTTATTGACTGTTTACTTGcatctttttatatcatattttatcattCATTTTATATCTGAagaattaaacatattttaaaatgttgctGTAAACATCAATTAGTATCGAAATAACAAAATGAATAACGATGAGTAAGTAattctataaatagatatagGTACCTTTTCCTTTGTGCCGGGTATTGTTATTTCATCGCCTGGGACGCTCGTCTTCTGGGAAGCCATAAGTACCTAAATGTTCAACAGTAATAACACAGGCAagttaatcaaagtactgataGTACTGCAAACACAACGCAACAGAAACAGATGAATtaccaaaatatataaaccattataaaactgattatattaaaaatcataataGATGATAACCATTATAAAACTGATATTATCTATTATGATTTTTTCACTAGTGAACCATTACAGAATAGTATGTATTAACTGTGGTGACAAGATTTGAAATTCATTTGCGTTGTGTTaaaaatgtattgataaaactttttttttacaaccaatgatttttttaaatattaaagtaaatatttaagtAACATAAATTTAGTCCAATGAGATGTAGCAAGAGTCATCATCTAAGCATATGCCTGGTTTacaggtggaggaaagcctaAGTACCCAAATTAAAACCACCGATCAGCAGCcagtacatggcaactgccccacatgggattctaaCTCGTGAACCAAGAGGCGGAGAGCTAgaggtaatatgttgggacataaCCACTCGGCTACCGCGGAACCTCAAGTCAAGGGCAATTTGGTGttagaaatgtttataaatcatgTAGCTTCTTTATGATCCGACCGCAAGAACTGCTTGAATCGCAATCATACGAATCCATCCTAGTGAAGAAGTATATCAATCCTTTCCAtcaaatacattacatttaatgcacaataattaatttttctttgttttcaaaccaaatctggctttctgtcAATACCATTTCTGCATACCACTATGGAAAACAAAAGGCcacatgggccttaacggtcatctgactgttAATACAATAAATAGTAGAACTGAAATACACAGTAAGTTATATTATACCTTTAATgattttagtctttttgacccctgcgaccttgaatgaaggtcaaggtcattcatttgaacaaacttagtagcccttcattccaccATGCTACAGCCTAAATATTTGGTGtctaggccttttagttattGACCAGATGTCATTTatagattttagcctttttgacccctgtgatcttgaatgaagatcaaagtcattgatttgaacaaacttggtcccttcatcccagcatgcaacaggctccatatcagtaccctgggcctttcggataatgagaagaagttgtttgaataaaaagttcagatgacctaaaaaatctGAGGATGGAGCAAAACCCCAACGTTatccacagggggccaactcaatgaaaatggatattgtcatacattttttgtatttggaggatgtactgatgagtatatatgacagtcatgtgatttttttcgaaaaaaacgagatttgaaaaattattaaaaaatcaggatatttactataaaacagagaaagggacgacagtcgccatattggaatttttacccccacctcgattaaagttaattttttcacaatagtataccttttttcctagagtcatagtcacgcatcagtcctccgataatccataatcacacacttaccatgcaaaagcatataaacgatgtctatatagtcgaacgcaatattttaatccaaaattaccggcgctttctgacttgtgacatcgaaagcaatgtcctagtgaagagcgattagattgtaattcaatgggtttagtcagaggtattccgatacgttttaatattcaaattttccgcgaaaacaaacgtatcggaatatctcTGACTAAACCCATAGAATTTACACTGCAGGGGTAGTCACTCTAGAAATCTAGAATTATTTCTATACATAGGTGAAAGAATGATGTTATAAGATAAAATCCTGTGCTAACCTCATTTCAGCAGGAAGTTTACAAATGGCTACGTTCCATCATCACTGGAGATGATAGTACCGCACAAAAGTTACTGGGTATCACAAAGTGCATAAATTAATCCCATTTATAAGCACCGatgtctttttttaaaaattttttttatcagattatgaaacaagaggcccagagggcctgtatcgctcacctgtttttttgttagtaattatcacaagaataAAATGTGTTTGGCAACTATTGTGAGAATCATCCCCTACAGTATACTTACACTGACAGTGTCCTGGGTGATTTTGTCAAGCTCATACAGGAAATTTGTAGAGGACAGTGGTTGCtgaagaaattaaaaaagaaatttatattcttacaaagtaattttatttcagcTATTTGTAAACTGAATGAAATGgaaaaagaaatttatattcttacaaagtaattttatttcagcTATTTGTACCCTAAAGTACGGTGGAGGTATAATTTTAAAGGAAACTTATACTCTGTCAACAGACTACCCATCTACCTTATCTCGGTCACCAAATTATGACATATGAAACATTTGTAAAACATACAGAAAGCTTAAAGTTATATTgcatgctaatttcactgtaacgatatgctACAGATAAGATTAATTATCATTAACTCAGTTGATATTTATTGAAGTTATCGTGTTTGGGTACAATAACAATATTATTCCTCAGGGAAGTATCTACGTAAGTTAAAATCGGAAAAGTCCCATTTTCTCACTCGTTCGAGATCTTTcaatcaaaatttttacaatttgttcaatttatttttttgcgTTCACACTTTACATTTTGTGTTCACACTTACATTTTGTGTTAACATTCCTATTTTGTGTTTAATAATGTTACTTATGTGTTCACATTTACATTATCTGTTCAATGTCGTATACTATGTTCAAAACCCaatttgttatacatttatttgttcAAACTTACATTTTGTGTTCACACTTACGTTTTTTGTTCAAACTTAAATTTTGTGTTCAAACTTACATTTTGTGTTCACACTTACGTTTGTGTTCAAACTTACGTTTGTGTTCAAACTTACGTTTTGTGTTCAAACTTAGATTTTGTGTTCACACTTACATTTTGTGTTCAAACTTAAATTTTGTGTTCAAACTTACATTTTGTGTTCACACTTACGTTTGTGTTCAAACTTACGTTTTGTGTTCAAACTTAGATTTTGTGTTCACACTTACATTTTGTGTAGCCATATTTGGGGGAGGAGGTTTCCTATTTAGCAGAGCATCAACAATCTGGTCCCCTGGCAACCTGTCTCCCCTCTGCAGTGTAAATAATGGACTGTCCCATCTTTGGTTTGAGTTTGGTGGTTCAAATCTCATAATTAAAGCATCAAgtctacaaaatattttttttcacaattaagTCATAGTTTTTTTCTCTGTTAATTTTATGACTACTTGCTGGTAGGTATAAGCCCCAGgagcaaaaaataaacaaacatattttaggATCTAAGCTTTAAAAGGAATGTgcataatacagtataacccctctaactcgaaccagcattcctcgaatacccccaaTTTGTCAAACTGGTCGCATGGTCCAGTCCGTTTCCCtatatacagtggacccgcAATAATGTGGATGCCGATAGTCCGGAAATCTCACCATCTGGACAaaaatgtcagggaacggatttccttaacatcatttatactcactagtccggaTATTCGGATTCCAAATCTGGAACtccatataaaataacaatttcattGGTCCATAACAATGTTCAAAACTATTTATTATCAGGGTTTTGTTAGGCCAAGGACGTAGATATAGGTTCTTGGTTAGGTAGTTTGAAACAATCCGTTACATCGGATCAAGAGTGGTACTGTATAGGTACATAGCTATACTGGCAAACATCGTATACAAACAACGATGACTTTTGGTTTCGTCTTTCAAAAAAGAAATACGttaatttcatataattaacataatGATATGGgaaaaaactttaaaacagaACAAAtgaagtatttattttagtacatGTAAGTTGCATAAAAACCTATGATATTGATTACAAgatcaaggggagtaactcgtacatgacattttaaaattgacCAAGAACATGAAATTCAGCAGTCCGGAAAATTtgtaatccggacggtttagcTAGGCTGGCAACGAAgatgtccggattatcgagggtccactgtatttCCTCTAATAAAACCCTAAATAGCTCAAACAGCTATTCATTGAATACCCTTTATTCCTCAAACAGTTTATCCCTCAAACAGTCTTATACCTGGTATCTGGTATTTTAGTAAGCTCCAAGACTTGTACAAATTGGGCTGGgcaatacaaatattgtaggggttatttgtaaacattgataCAATTTTTAGGGGTAATTGACAGGTTTTTGATGGGAATCTAATCCCTGTGTACGCATATTATAACTGGAGCACTGATATTTCTAACAGTAGATGAATGACAAATCCTGATTTCTTATCCACAAATATAACTGGCTACACTAACAGTAGATTGCTATGGAAACTTACACTTCCtgtgtgtattgttgatctgGTTCTCTCTCCTGGTTCCAGCCAGATACAGTGTCTTTACTGCTGTCACAGAACACCTGTAAAATTATATCAACATTGTACCTTATAGGAACTTTAGGTTCAATGAATAGGCCCATGAGACCTGTATCATTTACCTAGACATCTCCTCATTTACTCTGCTGGATAATAAACTCAAAAACTCTAGGGAGGTTGTGGAGAGGGTGGTTGGTAGGGTTGGTGGGGTGGTTGGTAGGGTCAGGAGAGGGTGGTTGGTAGTGTGTGGGGAGGGTGGTTTGGGTGTAGGGTCAGGAGAGGGTGGTTGGTAGGGTCAGGAGAGGGTGGTTGGTAGGGTTGGTGGGGTGGTTGGTAGGGTTGGTGGGGTGGTTGGTAGGGTCAGGAGAGGGGGTTGGTTGGTAGTGTGTGGGGAGGGTGGTTTGTAGGGTCAGGAGAGGGTGGTTGGTAGTGTGTGGGGAGGGTGGTTTGTAGGGTGAGGAGAGGGCGGTTGGTAGGGGTGTGGGGAGGGTGGTTGGTAGGGTGGCTGGTAGGGTATGGGGAGGGTAGTTGGTAGGGTGGATGGTAGGGTATGGGGAGAATGATTGGTAGATGAGTTGATGAAGGGAGTgagataatgatgatgatgatgatgatgatgatgagatgatgatgatataatgatgatgatgatgatgatgatgatgatgatgatgatgatgatgatgatgatgatgatgatgatgatgatgatgatgatgatgagataatgatgatgatgatgagtgatTGGTGGATGTAGGGTCATGTAGAGGAGATATAAGTATGAGAAGAATACCGATATAAACTAAAGAACCACACGTACCGTACACTGTGGGGTCTGGCACGCCTTTGTGATACAGTATAACTCATATCGAAATCCTATAACACAGAAAAACAgaggaaaaataaaatgtgttattGGCAACATAAACAAGGGTAGTTATCAACTCTCAAAATGATTTGTGTTGTACAGTCGATTGAAGGGGTTAGATAGATCCAAACTTAGGATTTCAAGACAACTCTTAAAACATATACTTCATGGTAATGGTAATAGGCAATGTAATCTAAAATATCTTCAgtgtttgacattttattttttcttcattaatcaattaaaaaccATAAGCCTTGATGAACCATTCCTATGtcttcagatgccttataaacgttagtaacaccattgaaattatgtactgtaaaaattgttttttgtGACTgctgtatgtttagatggaaatatatttgcagaaatcactttacaattacaaatttATAAGACTGttcaaatgtgaaatgaaatccTATGTAAAAATTTAGTCATGGTCTGAGTGTGTACTAATTTCACTACACTTTAGATGTAAATAgctttttggcagtactgctaaaaatcattttcatctcttatttgtacatgtaaaattaaaaacttatcataacaagcaaattcgtgaaATCAATATCCCTTGCTATTCGTTAATCAAAGGCCCATAACTCCACCAAATAGGGTCCAATAAAAGTCTGGATCAGACTTTGCAAAGGCCTTGtgacatttaaccatgttacGATGTTTTGAGAAAATCTGATAATATTTGCGAGAGTTATTGAATGGAAACAGACAAAATAGCGTTTTTTCAAAGGCCCATAACTCCGCCAAATAGGGTCCAATCAACGTCCGATCAAACTTGGCCTAGGCCCTGAGACATTTAAGCATATCACCAATTTTTGAGAAAATCCAGTAATAATAACTTGTCATAAGACTTTCTTTGTCAGTATTGACTTATTATGCAGAATAAGGCATTCACTAATTTTTGTTATGACACTAAATAAGGTTACTACAGACACCTACAGAGTTATCTGACCTTTGCTATATGAAAGTATTTAGTTTACACACAGCGGAATATCTTTACCTTTAATGTAATGGGCTTATTTGCCAGTAGGGACTTATTTGTAACTTGTCATAAGACTTTCTTTGCCAGCATTGACTTATTATACAGATGAATAAGGCATTTTCTGATTTTTGTTATGTTACATTGTAAGTAATTTTACCTTTGATATAATTTAACGAGTCCAGGATAACCACATCCTCCTTGTTTacatatctgaaaaaaaatgtagtCAAACAGTGAAAGACTTTACAAATCAAGgccaacaaaataaaataacagtttTTCAAGAATGACCCTCCAAAGTACAGTAAATCAAAGGAAGTCTTATTTGATAAGgccaaaataaaataaaactttgtttCCTTCCATCTTCGCTCACATACACTTAAATAAACAGTAATATAAGATAAAGAAAGGTTTTACAATACAAGGCCAAAATAAAGGGATAGTTTTTTCTTCTGTCCTCTTCTGAcatataaaacaagaggcccagaaggCCTGTATGGctcacatgtttttttttgtattttttttttactaactATCACAAAAAGTCTTACAATCAGAAATAGTAAAATTGACACAACATTTAgcttaattttgaatcccaaccatataacgACGTTATCAATATCATATGACTATGAGTGTTAGTCAAAGCTAAGTTTCACAATTTGTGCCAATTTGCGAAAGTTAAACGCATGCAAAAAATGGTTAGTTTATAGTATGTTGACATTTAATTTATGCTAACCCAAGAAACTCACCTCTGAATGGCAGATTTTAATGTACCCCGTACGTCCTTTTCCTTCTTGGAGTCTGATCAATTGtccaatgaaaacaaaacaaatcatttaagAAAAAGCTTCTACAAAAGAATCGCAAAATTTCGAATTAGTTTCAACTATATGTACCTTTTCATGaacttttaacaaaacaaaacactaGAAATCTCTCATCGATCAATCCCTTCTTTACCTccgcaaggacgtatatgagaaggataagtaaCAATGGGCTTTGGGGAAGTACAacgcaggagcttttgtgtttgtgcactgaccgtgacaaTGGGCGAAGActaattttcctttgatatccgccggtgcagcctttgatgtagcttgcgggtgcgagggttaccgtcttactttctgaagcaggccgtcatttcatgagctgtcatatttttttaacgacaatttaagacatatcttctaaatcttccgtccttaaagcaagtaataaacgttgtgaaaattaataaactttacattggtgtttcgtttgactcgataagacaagcaTTGTcattgttgagaaaaatggtttttattcacggttcataggcgtcttgCGTGGTGTTCAGTAGTGTAAACAGACAgtgacgaatccttctcacttattaATCCTTGACCTCAGAAATATTTTTAGTTTAAttacaaccatttttatataataattatacttTTGGGTGCATGATGTTCATTTACTATACTTGTACTAATTCTAACAACGTCCTTCAACTTCACAgtataatcagctgaccaaaaacgAAATATCTATTATGtaaatactgtattcaaccAATAAGTGCCCCTATCCCTATCAAGGAGGGAGGAATGTGGTCAATCATCCGATCTACTGCTGTATAAACGTATCAAATATAGATTGGTGACCTGCAAGtagctcagcggtagagcatttggctagtgttcggaggttcCAGGTTCAAATCCcagtctggctgctacattttcacCTCTCCTAGGTTACAACATTGGTGCCGACTAAAATACCTACGGTGGTGCTATGTTATGGGTCTTGTATAATGTCACTGAGGGCGAACGCCGAAGACATTGAGAAAGAAGGGAGgaatgtagcgggattggactgggtctatCATCTTATCCAACGTTATGTTAAAAcaggtttggtttggtttgattagtttaacgtcctattaacagccagggtcatttaaggacgtgccaggtttgttgttggaggaaagccggagtacccggagaaaaaccaccgaccagcagtcagtacatgggtactgccccacatgggattcaaactcggcgatccagaggtggagggcatgtggtaatatgtcggtacatcttaaccactcggccaccgcggcccccaaAAACGGAAATGGGTTcaacataacatatatatatatatatatatttaaactaacaatgtgtttcaattttttatttctatatatatatatatagagagagagagagagagagataaaTAGTAGCAGATTGGACTCATCAGTGACTAGGTAGAGAAATCGGCTTGTGTTCagatagaacgaatatacgtacccggcctactatacctttcggccgggtacgaattggtccctatatgtcgtagtggagcactgcctccgaaaatcactcgggcacagttttctatacgtttttgtaggtttccaattatttttatgcgtatacatgaatttacatattatttttgtccaaaacaaacataactaccattcttaatatctaccgtaccgctcccaagacgtcaaattcacaatttgtggacttgccgtataaattcccttcagaaagaccttcatatgtattatgtaaaaaaaataatgcctcgatgagaattttatatttgatgtaGTTCAGTTATATtccctagtaggtaagcgatgttaaacaagtacgataaaatgcgaagaaacgttttataatggtttgcataatcattactttgctccattagcagtaataggcaccaattgtagctctaaagacgacaccattttctgtcttaaagtctttagagctacaatattgcagctagtgttcagaggtcccaGGTTTGAATctcggtctggccgctacattttatCACAGGTATCTTGACGTTGTgtcaataatttatatatatatatatagtgtataggGTATTTTCgtaatatttattattgacaAGCTCCTATGATTCTATCCTCTCAGGTCCGTTATACGTGTAGTCAGATTTGGCTATATAGTCAAATCTAGCTATATAGCCAGATTTAGCGGTGCTACCGGAGTAGCTACTGTTTTAGAGGAAAAGATATCAAAGTCAGTGAGAAGGTgttatcttttccgctacaacactaatccaataatattagatctcgatattgagaaacttctgatgtgcAATACCGAGATCTAATGCCCGATCCCTATATGAGTCTTCGCAACTTACGCCCCCGAATTACAGCGGAACTTTGACGGCCGCTTTGACGCTTAATTACGAAGTGAAAAACTTACCAGAATgtcaaaaaacatgtatagcgTGAATCAGTAGTTATCCATGAACACATCCTGGTATAAGAATAGGTATGACATAACATTAATCCACGGAATAATCACACATTTTAGAGCTGACCCATAGCAATTATGTGCATCGCTGTATAATCTAGGTTAATTCCTATTCAAATtttcgtcacttccggtttatcaaATTATAGTACGGTGTATCAAGTGGAAAGATAATATCAATAGTGGTAACCAAGGTTGTTTATATGCACAGAAAACacgtattttttttatcagttttgattgattctggaaatatttaaataaattcatGCATTTTAGTCGAAATACCGCAAGATATTTTATAGATAATGATATGTTTACTTTCCGTCACCATTCCGTAATTTGTAACAACCGAGTAAAAATGGCGACAGGGTAGACTTACAAATAGTGGTGGGGGTAAAGAAATGTCTAAAATCGGTATAAAAGTGCAATAGTGACGTTTTGAATTttggatttaacatgatttGGGATAATTCTTTCAGGATATGAAAGGTTACTGGGTCGcgaccagttaccgtgatttTCACGAGGTTTTTTAAGGGTTTTGTCAAAACTAACACACAGAAGGCGTTGAAAATCGACATGAATTATCTTAAGTCCAAGATACTTCAGTAACAACAGTCgttgtttaattttgataatatgtTTTTTGACCAGACGCCATTTATTTTCACCGCTAATTGGTACAGTTGACGAGACATACAGgaccagttaccgtgatttCAAAATGGAAAGGAAATGCGCTTTTAAAAACATGCTTATTGCACCAAAACTTAGTTTGTGTTTTACTAAAGCGACCAACATCTATTTGATATCTATTAGAGGAATAATATAATCGTAATGCATGGTTATTTTGGGATCCAGTGACTGATCGAAAGAATCACGGAAAAAAGGACTGTCTAAAGGTGCGTTCGATAGGTGACCGGGGAATCACTAAAAACAGGATTCAGCTCTGGGCAGGAGTAAAATTAGACAAACAAAAGTGTAAACGACCTAAAACTTACAGAAATTGAAGGCatacatattaatttattttgtatggaAAAAAAGTAAACACAAGACGTCTTAACCAGGTAAAAACTACCTTCTGTTTTACGATCCTGTCCATCCATGCCCGATCGGTAATTTGCCATATACCCGTTATTTTGCATACTCTGACCTACTTTGATGCAGACGAATTTTGGAAACGActgacaaataaaataaacgatgatttcatgaaatttcaggATTAAAATGCAAGTAAGTCATGATTTCAAGCTATCCCCCGCTGTGATTTAGTGTTGCAAACTttgatttcaaaagaaaaacgTAGATGTGTTGTCAATATCGGTtgcaaatgaattttttttgttGAATGAACACTTGAATGGCTACCGTGATTTAGCTGTTCAAAAAAATCCTAAAAATTGTGCGGGAGATAAAGTGTGCGCAGAAATCACGGTAATTGGtacatcacggtaactggtcgCGACCCAGTAGTTTAAACacaacttgaaattttgaatttatatcgaGCCCATTTCTGCGCCGTGTGAATCCTACCTCGattgttagaggttagacacgacgtaatgatcaaaagtgtctcgtcgtgctatacctctaacattgttggagtactaCAACACTAGCTACTACCGGACCTGCCTCTCCTGTTACACGTAAACTACGGTCAATCCTAGTCCGCTTAAATAGATATAAACAGGCGATC
Coding sequences:
- the LOC138305460 gene encoding protein KTI12 homolog, yielding MPCIVMCGFPCSGKSSRTQEIKQYLETHCSLSVTVVSDHSIGVDRNLAYSDSKKEKDVRGTLKSAIQRYVNKEDVVILDSLNYIKGFRYELYCITKACQTPQCTVFCDSSKDTVSGWNQEREPDQQYTQEVLDALIMRFEPPNSNQRWDSPLFTLQRGDRLPGDQIVDALLNRKPPPPNMATQNQPLSSTNFLYELDKITQDTVSVLMASQKTSVPGDEITIPGTKEKITLLRPLTLGELQRHRRQFIVYTKMHPVSDTAMLCNMFVQYLNKGLR